In one window of Frigoriglobus tundricola DNA:
- the glgP gene encoding alpha-glucan family phosphorylase, producing the protein MSGQKHAGHQFYGLLPRELEGFDSLAELALDLRWSWNHATDQLWRQLDPELWEITHNPWVVLQTVSRDRIKDVLADPVFRKNIDDLLRATRDAAEAPAWFQQNYARGPLTCAAYFSMEFMLSEALPIYSGGLGNVAGDQLKANSDLGVPVVGVGLLYQRGYFRQVIDADGRQQALYPYNDPGQLPITPLRQANGEWLRLEVALPGYSVWLRAWQVRVGRVKLYLLDSNDAANHPTHRGITSELYGGGPELRLKQEMLLGIGGWRLLVALGLRPEVCHLNEGHAAFAILERARTFMSETGEPFGVALAVTRAGNLFTTHTAVPAGFDRFAPALIEQYLGRYAQMLGISLHDLLALGRQNPGDPSESFNMAYLAVRGSGAVNGVSRLHGQVSRRMFQPLFPHWPEDEVPVGSVTNGVHMPTWDSAPADDLWTEACAKDRWLGMTKTLEQSVRLVSDARLWQLRSAAGKSLVDYARAQLSRQLAGSGAALDAIDGAKRLFDPNALTLGFARRFATYKRPDLLLHDPARLLRLLSDPERPVQLIIAGKAHPADQGGQELIHRWIEFIRSPAARPHVIFLADYDMLLTEHLVQGVDVWINTPRRPWEACGTSGMKVLVNGGLNLSELDGWWAEAYTPEVGWALGDGQEHGDDPAWDAAEADALYALLEREIIPEFYTRDERGVPVAWVKRMRESMAQLTPRFSADRTVREYTELHYLSAATTFKARAANNGALGKRIVDWQRSLEQKWAAMHFGEVKVETRDGRHVFEVQVHLGDLDPGAVRVELYADGIDGAAAAGLNMTRVRQTAGASGAYVCSATVPDARPATAYTARLVPHHDGVTIPLEDPRILWERS; encoded by the coding sequence ATGAGCGGACAAAAACACGCCGGCCACCAGTTTTACGGCTTGCTTCCGAGAGAACTCGAGGGTTTCGACTCCCTGGCGGAACTGGCCCTGGACCTGCGCTGGTCGTGGAACCACGCGACCGACCAGTTGTGGCGGCAGCTCGATCCCGAACTCTGGGAGATCACGCACAACCCCTGGGTCGTGCTCCAAACCGTTTCGCGAGACCGGATCAAAGACGTCCTGGCCGATCCCGTTTTTCGCAAGAACATCGACGACCTCTTGCGCGCCACGCGCGACGCGGCGGAAGCTCCTGCATGGTTCCAGCAGAATTACGCGCGGGGGCCGCTGACCTGCGCCGCGTACTTCAGCATGGAGTTCATGCTGAGCGAGGCCCTGCCCATCTACTCGGGCGGGCTGGGCAACGTGGCCGGCGACCAGCTCAAAGCGAACAGCGACCTGGGCGTGCCCGTGGTCGGCGTCGGCCTGCTGTACCAGCGGGGCTACTTCCGCCAGGTGATCGACGCCGACGGGCGGCAACAGGCCCTGTACCCGTACAACGACCCCGGCCAGTTGCCGATCACGCCCTTGCGACAGGCGAACGGCGAATGGCTGCGACTGGAGGTCGCGCTGCCGGGGTACTCGGTCTGGCTCCGCGCCTGGCAGGTCCGGGTCGGCCGGGTCAAACTGTACCTGCTGGACAGCAACGACGCGGCGAACCACCCGACGCACCGCGGGATCACGAGCGAGCTGTACGGGGGCGGCCCGGAGCTGCGCCTCAAGCAGGAAATGTTGCTCGGCATCGGCGGCTGGCGGTTGCTCGTCGCGCTCGGCCTCCGGCCCGAGGTGTGCCACCTGAACGAGGGTCACGCGGCGTTCGCCATTCTGGAGCGCGCCCGGACGTTCATGAGCGAGACCGGGGAGCCGTTCGGGGTCGCACTCGCCGTCACGCGAGCGGGGAACCTGTTCACGACGCACACGGCGGTGCCCGCCGGGTTCGACCGCTTCGCCCCGGCCCTCATCGAGCAGTACCTCGGCCGGTACGCGCAAATGCTCGGCATTTCGCTCCACGATTTATTGGCGCTGGGTCGCCAGAACCCCGGCGACCCGTCGGAAAGTTTCAACATGGCGTATCTGGCCGTCCGCGGGAGCGGGGCGGTCAACGGGGTGAGCCGGCTGCACGGCCAGGTGAGCCGCCGCATGTTCCAGCCGCTCTTTCCGCACTGGCCGGAGGACGAAGTGCCGGTCGGGTCCGTGACCAACGGGGTCCACATGCCGACCTGGGACTCGGCCCCGGCCGACGACCTGTGGACGGAAGCGTGTGCCAAGGACCGCTGGCTCGGGATGACGAAAACCCTGGAGCAGAGCGTCCGGCTCGTCTCCGACGCGAGACTCTGGCAACTGCGGAGCGCCGCCGGCAAGTCGCTCGTGGACTACGCCCGCGCCCAACTCTCCCGGCAACTGGCGGGGTCCGGCGCGGCGCTAGACGCGATCGACGGGGCGAAACGTCTCTTCGATCCGAACGCGTTGACGCTCGGTTTCGCGCGCCGCTTCGCGACCTACAAGCGCCCGGACCTGCTCCTGCACGACCCCGCGCGCCTGCTGCGCCTGTTGAGCGACCCCGAGCGGCCGGTGCAACTCATCATCGCCGGCAAGGCGCACCCGGCCGACCAGGGGGGACAGGAGCTGATCCACCGGTGGATCGAGTTCATCCGCAGCCCCGCGGCCCGGCCCCACGTGATCTTCCTCGCCGACTACGACATGCTGCTGACCGAGCACCTGGTGCAGGGCGTGGACGTGTGGATCAACACCCCGCGGCGCCCCTGGGAGGCGTGCGGCACGAGCGGCATGAAGGTGCTCGTCAACGGCGGCCTCAACCTGTCGGAACTGGACGGCTGGTGGGCTGAGGCGTACACGCCGGAGGTGGGCTGGGCGCTGGGGGACGGCCAGGAGCACGGCGACGACCCGGCCTGGGACGCGGCCGAAGCCGACGCGCTCTACGCCCTGCTCGAACGCGAGATCATCCCGGAGTTCTACACCCGCGACGAACGAGGCGTCCCCGTGGCGTGGGTCAAGCGGATGCGGGAGAGCATGGCCCAACTGACGCCGCGGTTCTCCGCGGACCGCACGGTGCGCGAGTACACGGAACTGCACTACCTCTCGGCAGCGACCACCTTCAAAGCACGCGCGGCCAACAACGGCGCACTGGGCAAACGAATCGTCGACTGGCAGCGGAGCCTGGAACAGAAATGGGCAGCGATGCACTTCGGCGAAGTGAAGGTTGAAACTCGTGACGGCCGGCACGTCTTTGAGGTCCAGGTTCACCTCGGCGACCTCGACCCCGGGGCGGTGCGGGTTGAGCTGTATGCCGACGGGATCGACGGCGCCGCGGCCGCCGGGTTGAACATGACCCGCGTGCGCCAGACGGCCGGCGCGTCGGGTGCTTACGTGTGCAGCGCGACCGTGCCCGACGCCCGTCCGGCGACGGCGTACACGGCGCGACTCGTCCCGCACCACGACGGCGTTACGATCCCGCTCGAAGACCCACGAATCCTCTGGGAGCGATCATGA
- a CDS encoding HAD family hydrolase, whose product MTVPITTLFLDVGGVLLTNGWDHHARRRAATNFDLDWDEVEHRHQLNFATYEEGKLTLEEYLHRTVFYVDRPFTRDQFWEFMAAQSQPDREMLDLVARLKVRHDLRIVVVSNEARELNAYRVRAFKLDELVDCFISSCFVHIRKPDLDIFRLALDIAQTPPEGIVYIENTPLFVQIAQGLGIPSVLHTDYQSTCAKLASFGLRTDEGAAHEPR is encoded by the coding sequence ATGACAGTTCCGATCACGACCTTGTTCTTGGACGTTGGCGGTGTCCTGCTCACCAACGGCTGGGACCACCACGCGCGGAGACGGGCGGCGACGAACTTCGATCTGGATTGGGACGAGGTTGAACACCGGCACCAGTTGAACTTCGCCACCTACGAGGAAGGGAAACTGACACTGGAGGAATACCTGCACCGAACGGTCTTCTATGTGGATCGACCGTTTACACGGGACCAGTTCTGGGAGTTCATGGCGGCCCAGTCGCAACCGGACCGCGAGATGCTCGACCTCGTCGCTCGGCTCAAGGTTCGGCACGACCTGAGGATCGTCGTCGTCAGCAACGAGGCCCGCGAACTCAACGCGTATCGCGTTCGGGCGTTCAAGCTCGATGAGCTCGTGGACTGCTTCATTTCTTCCTGTTTCGTCCACATCCGCAAACCCGACCTCGACATCTTTCGGCTGGCCCTGGACATCGCCCAGACGCCCCCCGAAGGGATCGTCTACATCGAGAACACGCCACTGTTCGTCCAGATCGCCCAAGGCCTGGGGATTCCGAGCGTTCTCCACACAGACTACCAATCGACCTGCGCGAAGCTCGCTTCGTTCGGACTGCGTACCGACGAAGGAGCCGCCCATGAACCCCGCTAG
- the glgX gene encoding glycogen debranching protein GlgX, with product MKTLPRELPASLSAVSGRADVRPGSPLPLGTQETRGGVNFALFGRDATRVRLELFDHPEDAAPAQQIDLDPARNRTGDIWHVWVEGIGTGQLYAYRVDGPYRPSDGHRFNFNRLLLDPCATAITRAPPWDFAAARGFDPSAPEQDLAPSTRDNSRSVPKCVFVNEPFDWGEDRPPRHPWSETVIYETHVRGFTIHPTSGVARPGTYRGLVEKIPYLKDLGVTAVELMPVQEFNEDSLTRRNPQTGQLLKNYWGYDPVVFCAPRGSYSSAEGPGRQHREFKELVRAFHGAGIEVLLDVVFTHTAEGNELGPTLTFRGIDNAIFYTLAGDNRYYQDFTGTGNAVDANHPVVRDHILAALRYWIVEMRVDGFRFDLASVLGRDGTGKLLADAPILERIAEDPILRDVKMIAEAWDVAGAYEVGSFSGRRWAEWNDRFRDDVRRFWRGDDGMLGSFASRICGSADVYTVSGKGPECSINYVTCHDGFTLNDLVSYRDKHNEANGDNNRDGPDANFGENNGTEGATTDRRIETVRKGQIKNFVLTLLISRGVPMLLGGDEFRRTQGGNNNAYCQDNETSWYDWSNLERHGDICRFTRGMIAFRRAHPVLSAEHFYTGTEILWFGPDGGPPDWFDPKQNQVACLIQEDERNALCSMFNAAPDEIDFRLPPVPAGRQWYRTVDTARESPQDLFAAGEEPLWEAPRAYHLGPRSSAILLVR from the coding sequence ATGAAGACGCTCCCACGCGAGTTGCCCGCGTCCCTCTCGGCGGTCTCCGGTCGTGCCGACGTTCGGCCCGGCTCCCCGTTGCCCTTGGGAACTCAAGAAACGCGTGGGGGCGTCAATTTCGCCCTGTTCGGCCGGGACGCGACGCGGGTTCGGCTGGAGCTGTTCGACCACCCCGAAGACGCGGCTCCGGCGCAGCAGATCGATCTCGATCCGGCCCGCAACCGCACCGGGGACATCTGGCACGTTTGGGTGGAGGGGATCGGGACCGGTCAACTGTACGCGTACCGTGTGGACGGCCCGTACCGGCCGAGTGACGGGCATCGGTTCAACTTCAACAGACTGCTCCTCGACCCGTGCGCGACCGCGATTACGCGGGCGCCCCCGTGGGACTTTGCCGCGGCGCGCGGGTTCGACCCGTCGGCCCCGGAACAAGATCTGGCACCCTCGACGCGCGACAATTCCCGTTCGGTGCCGAAATGTGTGTTCGTCAACGAGCCCTTCGATTGGGGTGAGGACCGGCCGCCGCGGCACCCGTGGTCGGAGACCGTCATTTACGAAACGCACGTGCGCGGCTTCACCATTCACCCCACGTCCGGCGTGGCCCGTCCGGGAACCTACCGCGGTCTGGTGGAGAAGATCCCCTACCTCAAAGACCTGGGCGTGACGGCCGTGGAACTGATGCCCGTGCAGGAGTTCAACGAGGATTCCCTAACGCGCCGGAACCCGCAAACGGGTCAATTGCTCAAGAACTACTGGGGGTACGACCCGGTCGTTTTCTGTGCGCCCAGGGGTTCCTACAGCAGCGCAGAAGGTCCGGGACGGCAACACCGTGAGTTCAAGGAACTGGTCCGGGCCTTCCACGGGGCCGGAATCGAAGTCCTCCTGGACGTGGTGTTCACCCACACGGCGGAGGGGAACGAGTTGGGGCCGACCCTCACTTTCCGCGGAATCGACAACGCCATCTTCTACACGCTGGCCGGCGACAATCGTTACTACCAGGATTTCACGGGCACCGGCAACGCCGTGGACGCCAACCATCCCGTTGTGCGGGACCACATCCTGGCGGCGCTCCGGTACTGGATCGTCGAGATGCGCGTGGACGGCTTCCGGTTCGACCTGGCGTCGGTCCTCGGTCGGGACGGCACCGGCAAGTTGCTCGCCGACGCCCCGATTCTCGAGCGGATCGCGGAGGATCCGATCTTGCGGGACGTCAAGATGATTGCCGAGGCGTGGGACGTCGCCGGTGCGTACGAGGTGGGGAGTTTTTCGGGGCGGCGCTGGGCGGAGTGGAACGACCGGTTCCGAGACGACGTCCGGCGCTTCTGGCGCGGCGACGACGGGATGCTCGGCTCGTTCGCCAGCCGCATCTGTGGCAGCGCCGACGTCTACACCGTGTCCGGCAAGGGCCCCGAATGCAGCATCAATTACGTCACCTGCCACGACGGCTTCACGTTGAATGACCTCGTGAGTTATCGCGACAAGCACAACGAGGCGAACGGGGACAACAACCGCGACGGCCCCGACGCCAACTTCGGCGAGAACAACGGCACCGAAGGCGCGACGACGGATCGCCGGATCGAGACGGTGCGGAAGGGGCAGATCAAGAACTTCGTGTTGACCCTGCTGATCTCGCGCGGCGTGCCGATGCTCCTCGGCGGAGACGAGTTCCGCCGCACCCAGGGCGGCAACAACAACGCATACTGCCAGGACAACGAAACGAGCTGGTACGACTGGAGCAATCTGGAACGGCACGGGGACATTTGCCGCTTCACCCGGGGCATGATCGCGTTTCGCCGCGCACACCCGGTACTGAGCGCGGAGCACTTCTACACGGGCACCGAGATTCTTTGGTTCGGCCCGGACGGGGGACCACCCGACTGGTTCGACCCGAAACAAAATCAGGTCGCCTGTCTGATTCAAGAGGACGAGCGGAACGCGCTTTGCTCGATGTTCAACGCCGCTCCCGATGAAATCGATTTCCGATTGCCACCCGTCCCGGCGGGGCGGCAGTGGTATCGGACCGTTGACACCGCTCGCGAATCACCCCAGGACCTGTTCGCTGCGGGTGAAGAACCCCTTTGGGAAGCCCCACGGGCGTACCACCTCGGTCCCCGATCGAGCGCCATACTTTTGGTCCGATGA
- a CDS encoding sll1863 family stress response protein — translation MRRLAISSLLLSGALLGSGCGANTSPTTPPDPKVADARDKINDAEKATVEAAKSKRDEYARAMQKRLDELTAKFDALNVRAARAEGQTKKDLDTKLEEAKVKRDAAAKKLGELKEASHDRWEKVKDGVENAFEDLKKAVE, via the coding sequence ATGCGACGACTCGCCATCAGCTCACTTTTGCTCTCCGGTGCCCTGCTGGGGTCCGGGTGCGGGGCGAACACTTCGCCCACGACGCCCCCCGATCCCAAGGTCGCCGACGCACGGGACAAGATCAACGACGCCGAGAAGGCGACGGTTGAGGCCGCAAAGTCCAAGCGAGACGAGTACGCCCGCGCGATGCAAAAACGGTTAGACGAACTGACCGCGAAGTTCGACGCGCTGAACGTCCGCGCCGCCAGGGCCGAGGGTCAGACGAAGAAGGATCTGGATACGAAACTCGAAGAGGCGAAGGTCAAGCGCGACGCGGCGGCCAAGAAACTGGGCGAACTGAAAGAGGCGAGCCACGACCGCTGGGAGAAGGTCAAGGACGGCGTCGAGAACGCGTTCGAGGACCTGAAGAAAGCGGTCGAATAG
- the pgm gene encoding phosphoglucomutase (alpha-D-glucose-1,6-bisphosphate-dependent) has product MNVSPLAGKPAEPSMLVNVPRLVTAYFADTPDASVPAQRVVFGTSGHRGSAFDRAFNEWHILAICQAICQYRKKKSIDGPLFLGADTHALSEPALASALEVLAANGVDVMLATGDEYTPTPAVSHAILTYNRGRKTGLADGVVITPSHNPPRDGGFKYNPPHGGPAEPAVTDRIGALANEFLAHGLAGVNRIPYERALRAATTHRHDFLNAYVADLGNVIDMDVIRGVNVRLGVDPLGGAGVHYWGPIAERYKLNLTVVNTAIDPTFRFMTVDWDGQIRMDPSSPSAMARLIGLKDQFDISFACDTDHDRHGIVTKSAGLLPPNHYLSVAVRYLFEHRPNWGTGAAVGKTLVSTQMIDRVAAKLGRKLYEVPVGFKWFVDGLLDGPLGFGGEESAGASFLRRDGTVWTTDKDGIIPALLSAEITARMGRDPGELYRDLTREFGEPAYDRVEAPATPEQKQLLAKLSAQRVTRTELAGEQIRSVLTRAPGNDAPIGGLKVVAESGWFAARPSGTENIYKIYAESFRGADHLRRILAEAQTIVSDALTAAPERDGRLTSPAPHEQTVREAEDLWHDEGNPN; this is encoded by the coding sequence ATGAACGTCAGCCCGTTGGCGGGGAAGCCGGCCGAGCCGTCGATGCTCGTCAACGTGCCGCGCCTGGTCACGGCCTATTTCGCCGATACGCCCGACGCATCGGTGCCGGCGCAACGGGTCGTGTTCGGCACCTCGGGGCACCGCGGGTCCGCATTCGATCGAGCGTTCAACGAGTGGCACATTCTTGCCATCTGTCAGGCCATCTGTCAGTACCGGAAGAAGAAGTCGATCGACGGCCCGCTGTTCCTCGGCGCGGACACGCACGCCCTTTCCGAACCGGCTCTTGCGAGCGCTTTGGAGGTGCTGGCGGCCAACGGGGTCGACGTCATGCTCGCGACGGGCGACGAGTACACACCGACCCCGGCCGTCTCCCACGCGATTCTGACGTACAACCGCGGGCGGAAAACCGGTCTGGCCGATGGCGTCGTGATTACGCCGTCGCACAACCCGCCCCGCGACGGCGGCTTCAAATACAACCCGCCCCACGGCGGCCCGGCGGAACCGGCCGTCACGGACCGGATCGGGGCACTGGCCAATGAATTCCTCGCGCATGGCTTGGCGGGCGTGAACCGCATTCCGTACGAGCGGGCGCTGCGGGCCGCCACGACGCACCGGCACGACTTCCTCAACGCCTACGTCGCGGATCTCGGCAACGTGATCGACATGGACGTCATTCGCGGCGTGAACGTCCGCCTGGGGGTCGATCCGCTCGGCGGCGCCGGCGTCCACTACTGGGGGCCGATCGCCGAACGCTACAAGCTGAACCTCACCGTCGTCAACACGGCCATCGACCCGACGTTCCGGTTCATGACCGTCGATTGGGACGGCCAGATCCGCATGGATCCCTCTTCGCCCTCCGCGATGGCCAGGCTGATCGGCCTGAAGGACCAGTTCGACATCTCCTTCGCCTGCGACACGGACCACGACCGGCACGGCATCGTGACCAAGAGCGCGGGGCTGCTCCCGCCCAATCACTACCTTTCGGTCGCCGTCCGGTACCTGTTCGAGCACCGTCCGAACTGGGGCACGGGAGCCGCGGTCGGCAAGACGCTCGTGAGCACCCAGATGATCGACCGGGTCGCCGCCAAACTGGGCCGGAAGCTGTACGAGGTGCCGGTCGGGTTCAAGTGGTTCGTCGACGGCTTGCTCGACGGCCCGCTGGGCTTCGGCGGCGAGGAGAGCGCGGGGGCGTCGTTTCTGAGACGCGACGGGACCGTCTGGACGACCGACAAGGACGGCATCATCCCGGCCCTCCTCTCGGCCGAGATCACCGCCCGGATGGGCCGCGATCCCGGCGAACTGTACCGGGACCTCACGCGCGAATTCGGCGAACCGGCCTACGATCGCGTCGAGGCCCCAGCCACGCCGGAGCAAAAACAACTGTTGGCGAAGCTCTCCGCCCAACGGGTCACACGCACCGAACTGGCCGGGGAACAGATCCGGAGCGTCCTCACCCGCGCGCCGGGCAACGACGCTCCCATCGGCGGGCTGAAGGTCGTCGCCGAAAGCGGCTGGTTCGCGGCGCGGCCCTCGGGGACGGAGAACATCTACAAGATTTACGCCGAGAGCTTCCGGGGCGCGGACCACCTGCGCCGCATCCTGGCGGAAGCCCAGACGATCGTGAGCGATGCGCTGACCGCGGCGCCGGAGCGTGACGGCCGACTCACCTCGCCGGCACCGCACGAGCAGACGGTCCGCGAAGCCGAGGACCTGTGGCACGACGAAGGGAATCCGAACTGA